From one Microbulbifer sp. A4B17 genomic stretch:
- a CDS encoding pilin, giving the protein MKKQQGFTLIELMIVVAIIGILAAVAIPQYQNYVAKSQVSRVMTETAALKTAVETCLLEGITDASSCELGWTDSNLIGATIQTGLEVELSATGDSTIEATFGGNAAAALHDSTLTWTRDSAGVWECNTTVGTVSAAYEPTGCSAAADTTTSTSTSTSGG; this is encoded by the coding sequence ATGAAAAAGCAACAGGGTTTTACTCTTATTGAATTGATGATCGTAGTAGCGATCATCGGTATTCTCGCTGCGGTAGCGATCCCGCAGTACCAAAACTACGTGGCTAAGTCCCAGGTAAGCCGCGTAATGACTGAAACTGCAGCGCTGAAAACAGCTGTTGAGACCTGCTTACTGGAAGGTATTACCGACGCAAGTAGCTGTGAGCTGGGTTGGACTGACAGCAACCTGATCGGTGCTACAATTCAGACTGGCCTGGAAGTTGAGTTAAGCGCTACTGGCGATAGTACTATTGAAGCTACTTTTGGCGGCAATGCTGCTGCCGCACTTCACGATTCAACTTTGACCTGGACCCGTGATTCCGCTGGTGTTTGGGAATGCAACACTACCGTCGGTACCGTTAGCGCAGCATATGAACCTACTGGTTGCTCTGCTGCTGCTGATACTACTACCAGCACCAGCACCAGCACCAGTGGTGGCTAA
- the dcd gene encoding dCTP deaminase, which translates to MSIKSDKWIRRMAEQNGMIEPFEAGQVRHSENGDRLISYGTSSYGYDVRCAREFKIFTNVHSATVDPKTFDENSFVDVEGDYCIIPPNSFALARTVEYFRIPRSVLTVCLGKSTYARCGIIVNVTPLEPEWEGHVTLEFSNTTNLPAKIYANEGVAQMLFFESDEICDVSYADRGGKYQGQRGVTLPRT; encoded by the coding sequence GTGAGTATCAAGTCCGATAAGTGGATTCGCCGCATGGCCGAGCAGAACGGCATGATTGAGCCTTTTGAGGCAGGCCAGGTGCGTCATAGCGAGAATGGCGATCGGCTCATCTCCTATGGCACCTCCAGCTATGGTTACGACGTTCGTTGTGCCCGTGAATTTAAAATCTTTACCAACGTACACTCTGCCACGGTTGACCCGAAAACCTTCGACGAAAACAGCTTTGTGGATGTAGAGGGCGACTACTGTATTATCCCGCCAAACTCCTTTGCCTTGGCGCGCACAGTGGAGTATTTCCGCATTCCGCGCTCTGTGTTGACGGTTTGCCTGGGCAAATCCACCTATGCCCGTTGCGGTATTATCGTCAACGTAACGCCACTGGAACCGGAGTGGGAAGGACATGTGACTTTGGAGTTCTCTAATACCACTAACCTGCCGGCAAAGATCTATGCCAACGAGGGTGTGGCGCAGATGCTGTTCTTCGAGTCCGATGAAATCTGTGATGTGTCCTATGCCGATCGCGGCGGCAAATACCAGGGGCAGCGCGGCGTAACCCTGCCCCGCACCTGA
- a CDS encoding serine hydrolase: MGKCNLSWFKVLSWAAVLFLCGAGVHSWMLDQKNTLRKIYPLSAPLSLITMRCSDDAPDWMGEMIRRSVWEPRALSSQIAFIDKIGQLHYCNVGWSDGPFVSEPVSQETRFRYGSMTKPITSASILLSAQEGLFSLDTPLVKLLNIESGIGNSKLGRITVTHLMTHQSGLKGKAFGKRESLWCPYNMSNIVNVRLSERALEETNYSNLGYCVLGEVLSEAYQRGYRETVEQLFKLKDRGILFAGHANEADEVWHDYRYNSFYGESYLPRFDYEAVSATAGMTGSASAYALLLKSILDKKLPGFLHWEPREISAICDIKKIRSCYGAAFYLFQSQNGRRFNVKEGYMPGSAGFVAVNEEAEIFVWLGNSDTLDAVKGEGMTAYLNLLGRAAF; the protein is encoded by the coding sequence ATGGGTAAGTGTAATCTTTCCTGGTTCAAGGTATTGTCTTGGGCGGCTGTGCTTTTTTTGTGCGGTGCTGGGGTGCATAGCTGGATGCTGGATCAAAAAAATACTCTGCGAAAAATTTACCCGCTCTCTGCGCCTCTCTCATTAATAACTATGCGCTGTAGCGACGATGCCCCTGATTGGATGGGGGAAATGATTCGTCGAAGTGTGTGGGAACCTAGGGCCCTTTCTTCTCAAATTGCTTTTATAGATAAAATTGGGCAATTACACTATTGTAATGTTGGCTGGAGTGATGGCCCTTTTGTTTCTGAGCCAGTGAGCCAAGAGACCCGGTTCCGCTATGGAAGCATGACAAAACCCATTACTTCTGCATCCATATTGCTATCAGCGCAAGAGGGGCTTTTTTCCCTTGATACGCCTCTTGTAAAATTACTCAACATAGAGAGTGGTATAGGCAATTCGAAGCTGGGAAGAATAACAGTCACGCATCTAATGACCCATCAATCGGGTTTAAAAGGGAAAGCTTTTGGTAAGCGTGAGTCCCTATGGTGCCCATATAATATGTCGAATATAGTAAATGTTCGATTGTCGGAAAGGGCACTAGAGGAGACAAATTATTCTAATCTTGGTTATTGCGTATTGGGCGAAGTACTTTCTGAAGCTTATCAGCGTGGGTATAGAGAGACAGTAGAACAATTATTTAAGTTGAAAGATCGAGGGATTCTATTTGCCGGGCATGCTAATGAAGCAGACGAGGTTTGGCATGACTATCGATATAATAGTTTTTATGGAGAATCCTATCTGCCCCGATTTGATTATGAAGCTGTTTCTGCTACTGCAGGTATGACCGGTAGTGCTTCTGCTTATGCGCTTCTTTTGAAGAGTATTTTAGATAAAAAGCTTCCTGGATTTCTGCACTGGGAGCCGAGAGAGATTAGTGCTATATGTGATATTAAAAAGATTCGTAGTTGCTATGGGGCTGCATTCTACTTATTTCAGTCGCAGAATGGTCGGCGATTTAATGTAAAAGAAGGGTACATGCCGGGATCTGCAGGCTTTGTTGCAGTAAATGAGGAGGCGGAAATCTTTGTGTGGCTTGGGAACTCTGATACTTTGGATGCTGTGAAAGGGGAGGGGATGACCGCTTATCTCAACCTTTTGGGGCGGGCAGCATTTTAG
- a CDS encoding NAD(P)/FAD-dependent oxidoreductase — protein sequence MLEVSNSQLPDSVDVLVIGAGAAGLMCAATAGQRGRSVLVLDHANKVGKKILMSGGGRCNFTNLYTSAENFYSNNPHFCKSALARYSQWDFIALIEKHGIAYHEKTLGQLFCDNKSRDIVDLLLAECRVAKAQVRTRCSIAQVKALGQGYRVETNMGAVTCESLVVATGGLSIPTMGASGYGYEVARQFGLDIVPTRAALVPFTQNKRQLERQNTLPGTSLSVTASCAEGSFHEQMLFTHRGLSGPAVLQISSHWREGQTVKFDLAPEENLAEWLQLRRQQSPDSHLHSVLAEIWSKKLVQFFLQRAQISSRPLKQFGEIELRQAGDKLQHWKLTPAGTEGYRTAEVTLGGVDTAQVSSRTMECKTQRGLYFVGEVLDVTGWLGGFNFQWAWASGHAAGEVA from the coding sequence ATGTTAGAGGTTTCTAACAGTCAGCTACCTGACAGCGTCGATGTATTGGTCATTGGCGCTGGGGCAGCGGGACTGATGTGCGCAGCTACAGCGGGCCAGCGCGGGCGCAGCGTGCTGGTACTGGATCACGCCAATAAGGTTGGGAAAAAAATTCTGATGTCCGGTGGTGGCCGCTGTAATTTCACCAATCTCTATACCAGTGCAGAGAATTTCTACAGTAATAATCCCCATTTTTGTAAGTCTGCTCTGGCTCGCTACAGTCAGTGGGACTTTATAGCACTGATTGAGAAACATGGGATTGCCTATCACGAGAAAACCCTCGGCCAGCTGTTTTGCGATAATAAATCAAGAGATATTGTCGACTTACTTTTAGCGGAGTGCCGTGTAGCTAAGGCGCAGGTTCGCACTCGCTGCAGCATTGCTCAAGTTAAAGCTCTGGGGCAGGGGTATCGGGTCGAAACCAACATGGGCGCGGTTACCTGTGAGTCCCTGGTTGTGGCAACTGGTGGCCTCTCTATCCCAACTATGGGGGCGAGTGGATATGGCTACGAGGTTGCTCGTCAGTTTGGGCTGGATATTGTTCCTACTCGAGCAGCACTGGTGCCGTTTACCCAGAATAAACGGCAATTGGAGCGCCAGAACACTCTGCCTGGTACCTCTCTTTCGGTGACAGCTTCTTGCGCTGAAGGTAGTTTTCACGAGCAGATGCTGTTTACACACCGGGGATTGAGTGGTCCTGCTGTTTTGCAAATCTCCAGCCACTGGCGTGAGGGGCAAACTGTAAAATTTGACTTAGCCCCGGAAGAAAATCTGGCGGAGTGGTTACAGTTACGTCGACAACAGAGTCCAGATAGCCACTTGCACAGCGTTTTAGCTGAGATTTGGAGTAAAAAGCTGGTACAGTTTTTCTTGCAGCGGGCACAAATCAGCAGTCGTCCCCTAAAGCAGTTTGGGGAGATTGAATTGCGGCAAGCTGGTGATAAATTACAACACTGGAAGTTAACGCCGGCGGGCACTGAAGGGTATCGTACTGCGGAGGTGACTTTAGGCGGGGTCGATACAGCACAGGTTTCTTCTCGAACTATGGAATGTAAAACCCAGCGAGGGCTTTATTTTGTCGGTGAGGTTCTTGATGTAACCGGCTGGCTCGGCGGATTTAATTTTCAGTGGGCCTGGGCTTCGGGACATGCCGCAGGGGAGGTGGCTTAA
- a CDS encoding DUF3820 family protein, whose protein sequence is MFEKQDLVELARLKMPFGKYAGRVLIDLPEEYLLWFAKKGFPEGRLGQLMTLALEIKVEGLEKLIDPLR, encoded by the coding sequence GTGTTCGAAAAACAGGACTTAGTGGAACTGGCCCGTCTTAAAATGCCGTTTGGGAAATACGCAGGTCGAGTCTTAATAGATTTACCCGAGGAGTACCTGCTTTGGTTCGCAAAGAAGGGGTTTCCCGAGGGGCGCTTGGGGCAGCTGATGACACTGGCTTTGGAGATAAAGGTTGAGGGATTAGAGAAACTTATCGATCCACTGCGCTGA
- a CDS encoding isoprenylcysteine carboxylmethyltransferase family protein, with protein MYNVNGLFLGVASLALLLVVLLGGLILGAPNYSVAIILLASLASFMLSIWKEGLGSQKEIPRDIQRIKQKLFGLLVYFLLFVLLVKFLSIVSVPHEKFFLGYLPYIFSIFLFFVLYFIYCDKFEALKDDEWSAFRYFFADGGKAGLFPVLRGIVLKALFLPLMFLWLDVSIWKFMDGGISRLLSPETFIVEFIKIGTIFDLYIGFLGYLLVSRLNGSGMHVDDGWRSWIFCLACYPPFYNIVQLLLKPSDDVYWGDFFTSGSAQFYIWGGMLGALWVIYWWSTLSFGLRFSNLSYRGLVDQGPYKYVKHPAYLSKVCYWWLLTVPFVSPLGSWGVIQNVICLSGISWIYFMRAREEERFLSRFPEYRSYQKRIQREGLRARINKLQVL; from the coding sequence GTGTATAACGTTAATGGGCTATTTTTGGGGGTAGCATCTCTAGCTCTTCTTTTAGTGGTTTTGCTAGGGGGGCTAATTTTAGGTGCTCCAAACTATAGTGTGGCTATTATTCTTCTGGCTAGTCTGGCTAGCTTCATGCTATCAATTTGGAAAGAGGGCTTAGGGTCGCAGAAGGAAATTCCTAGAGATATTCAAAGAATAAAGCAAAAGCTATTTGGCCTTCTAGTCTATTTCTTGCTTTTTGTGCTGCTAGTAAAGTTCCTGTCAATTGTGTCTGTCCCCCATGAGAAATTCTTTTTGGGGTACTTACCATATATTTTTTCTATATTTCTTTTTTTTGTTCTTTATTTTATTTATTGCGACAAGTTTGAAGCTCTTAAAGATGATGAGTGGAGTGCTTTTAGATATTTTTTCGCTGATGGAGGGAAGGCAGGATTGTTCCCGGTTTTGAGGGGAATTGTATTAAAGGCTCTATTTTTACCACTGATGTTTCTTTGGCTTGATGTTTCGATCTGGAAGTTTATGGATGGCGGGATCTCACGGCTATTATCACCAGAAACCTTTATTGTAGAGTTTATAAAAATTGGAACGATATTTGACCTGTATATAGGCTTCCTGGGTTACTTGCTTGTTTCTCGTTTAAACGGTTCAGGAATGCATGTGGACGATGGGTGGCGGAGCTGGATATTTTGCCTTGCTTGCTATCCGCCTTTTTATAATATTGTTCAACTTTTGTTGAAGCCCTCAGATGATGTTTATTGGGGGGATTTTTTTACGAGCGGAAGTGCGCAATTTTATATTTGGGGTGGAATGCTGGGTGCTCTCTGGGTTATTTACTGGTGGTCAACGCTCTCCTTTGGTCTGAGGTTTTCAAATCTTAGCTATCGAGGGTTGGTTGATCAAGGGCCTTATAAATATGTTAAGCACCCTGCTTATTTAAGTAAAGTCTGTTATTGGTGGCTGCTGACGGTACCCTTTGTATCTCCTCTTGGCAGTTGGGGAGTTATTCAGAATGTTATTTGCCTCAGTGGTATCTCCTGGATATATTTTATGCGTGCGCGGGAGGAGGAGCGTTTTCTTTCAAGGTTTCCTGAGTACCGAAGTTATCAAAAAAGGATTCAAAGGGAAGGGTTGCGTGCTCGCATAAATAAGCTGCAAGTTTTGTAA
- a CDS encoding error-prone DNA polymerase — protein MRYAELFCQSNFSFLQGASHPQELVRTAYNLQYSGLAITDECSLSGAVRAYKELQNIKLTDEKNPDFKLIYGSYFHLHEGKEIVLLAPCKTAYSELCQLISKSRLRAEKGKYITYLSDLVEICKNLIAIWIPNSTELEIPEEIKDSFKRRLYIAINNHLHAEENLKHNKIIEFSKREGIPLVATNYVLMHCNSRKPLQDVLNANYHNCTLDDLGYRIEQNAERYLRSLDDIQSLNSKDAIGNTYSIANQCTFCLSELNYEYPSEVIPGGSNASNYLRDLVEKGRSVRWPQGPETRIDETIKKELSLISELQYEHYFLTIYDIVQFAQKNHILYQGRGSAANSVVCYCLFITEIDPHKIGLLFERFISRERNEPPDIDVDFEHERREEVIQYIYRKYGRERAGLAASKTTYRYKSAVRDIGKALGINTATIEHLIAERAWWDTLDSFPQQMQKVGIDPSSVTGKMFPQLLQQIYGFPRHLSQHVGGFVITEQPLHQLVPIENAAMEDRTLIQWDKEDIEDLKLMKVDVLALGMLTALRKSLNYIALYGPKWRLQDIPAEDPQVYEMMCRADTVGVFQIESRAQMSMLPRLQPRNFYELTIEIAIVRPGPIQGGMVHPYLKRKQGLETVRYPHNSLRPVLERTLGVPIFQEQVIQLSMVAAGFSGGEADELRRAMASWGKNGDLYKFRGKLVRGMQSNGYRESFAEQLFNQMKGFGSYGFPESHSASFALLAYFSAWIKYHHPAAFYCGLLNSQPMGFYAPAQLVYDAQRHGVKVLPIDVLYSYWNHSLEIQELSSPQERASSKNYCAKGKSVVNTPAVPLRENSTFSNKTPALRLGMRLIKGLKETTEKAILKLRADTKLLSLGQFQELLELNHEQLSCLTKANAFISLTRNRHNDNWTSIETDHSKPQTSFLPRNYIKDSSDIDYSSTGLTLGEHPVALLRRQKKFQKYTKAKDLTYCCDRERIEIIGLVTCRQRPGSASGVMFLTLEDETGCINVVIYEAYQTLYKAEIIHGGILIVHGELQISKEANNNSYKTTHVIARRISSISEKNYQKTRNFH, from the coding sequence ATGAGGTACGCCGAACTCTTCTGTCAAAGCAACTTTTCTTTTCTACAAGGGGCCTCACACCCGCAAGAGTTAGTACGCACAGCTTATAACTTGCAATACTCAGGCCTGGCCATCACAGACGAGTGCTCTCTTTCAGGAGCTGTAAGAGCTTACAAAGAATTACAGAATATAAAATTAACAGATGAAAAGAATCCAGACTTTAAGCTGATTTATGGCAGTTATTTTCACCTACACGAAGGCAAGGAAATAGTTTTACTAGCCCCCTGCAAAACAGCATATAGTGAGCTGTGTCAGTTAATTTCAAAATCACGCTTAAGAGCTGAAAAAGGAAAGTACATCACCTACTTAAGTGACCTGGTAGAAATATGTAAAAATTTAATCGCCATATGGATTCCAAATTCCACAGAATTAGAAATACCTGAAGAAATTAAAGACAGCTTCAAAAGGCGTCTATATATTGCCATCAATAATCATCTACATGCAGAGGAAAACCTTAAGCACAATAAAATTATCGAATTTTCAAAAAGAGAAGGCATCCCCCTTGTTGCAACTAACTATGTATTGATGCATTGCAATAGTAGAAAACCACTACAAGATGTACTCAATGCAAATTATCATAACTGCACGCTGGATGATCTAGGGTATCGTATAGAGCAAAATGCGGAACGCTACCTACGTAGTTTGGACGACATTCAATCCCTAAACTCCAAAGACGCCATCGGAAACACGTATTCTATAGCCAACCAATGTACTTTCTGCTTAAGTGAGCTCAATTATGAGTATCCATCAGAAGTCATTCCAGGCGGAAGTAACGCCAGCAACTACTTAAGGGATTTAGTAGAAAAAGGAAGGTCAGTCCGCTGGCCGCAGGGTCCAGAAACGCGAATTGATGAAACAATAAAGAAAGAGCTCTCCTTAATATCTGAATTGCAATATGAGCATTACTTCCTGACCATCTACGATATAGTCCAGTTTGCCCAGAAAAATCATATTTTGTACCAGGGCCGCGGTTCTGCAGCCAACTCTGTGGTTTGCTACTGTCTATTTATTACAGAGATAGACCCTCATAAAATTGGCTTACTGTTTGAACGTTTTATTTCCCGGGAACGCAATGAGCCCCCAGATATTGACGTAGATTTTGAACACGAAAGGCGTGAAGAAGTCATTCAGTATATTTACAGAAAATATGGTCGGGAAAGAGCAGGACTTGCTGCCAGTAAAACCACCTATCGGTATAAAAGTGCCGTAAGAGATATCGGCAAGGCCCTCGGTATCAACACTGCAACAATAGAACACCTGATTGCCGAACGCGCCTGGTGGGATACTCTAGATAGTTTTCCCCAGCAGATGCAGAAAGTGGGAATAGACCCGAGCAGCGTAACAGGAAAAATGTTCCCACAGTTACTACAACAGATATATGGTTTTCCAAGACACTTATCGCAACATGTCGGTGGCTTTGTTATTACTGAGCAGCCATTGCACCAGCTGGTTCCTATTGAAAATGCCGCTATGGAGGATCGCACCCTAATCCAATGGGACAAAGAGGATATCGAAGATTTAAAGCTAATGAAGGTCGATGTGCTCGCGCTGGGCATGCTGACTGCACTGCGTAAATCCCTGAATTATATTGCTCTATACGGCCCCAAATGGCGATTGCAGGATATTCCCGCCGAAGATCCACAGGTCTATGAAATGATGTGCAGGGCCGATACCGTTGGAGTCTTTCAAATTGAATCTCGCGCTCAAATGAGCATGCTGCCAAGATTACAACCTCGAAATTTTTATGAGCTTACTATAGAAATCGCCATTGTCCGCCCAGGTCCAATTCAAGGCGGCATGGTACACCCCTATTTGAAACGCAAGCAGGGATTAGAGACCGTACGCTACCCTCATAACAGTTTACGCCCAGTGCTTGAGCGCACTCTCGGTGTGCCTATATTTCAAGAACAAGTTATTCAGCTGTCGATGGTCGCAGCAGGGTTTAGCGGCGGTGAAGCGGATGAGCTTCGCCGAGCCATGGCAAGCTGGGGAAAAAATGGGGACTTGTATAAATTCAGGGGTAAGCTTGTGCGGGGGATGCAAAGTAATGGCTATAGGGAAAGTTTTGCTGAGCAGCTCTTCAACCAGATGAAGGGGTTCGGCTCCTATGGCTTCCCCGAATCTCACTCTGCAAGCTTTGCGCTTTTAGCCTATTTTTCTGCCTGGATTAAATACCATCATCCAGCGGCCTTTTACTGTGGGCTGCTCAACAGTCAGCCGATGGGGTTCTATGCTCCGGCACAGCTAGTTTATGATGCTCAACGCCACGGAGTTAAGGTTTTGCCTATTGATGTACTTTATAGCTATTGGAATCACAGCTTAGAGATACAAGAGCTCTCTTCACCTCAAGAAAGAGCTTCATCGAAAAATTACTGCGCTAAAGGAAAATCAGTAGTTAATACGCCGGCAGTGCCGCTCAGGGAAAATTCAACATTCAGCAATAAAACTCCCGCTTTACGTCTGGGCATGCGTCTAATTAAAGGGCTAAAAGAAACCACAGAGAAAGCTATCCTAAAGCTTAGAGCGGATACAAAACTCCTTTCTTTAGGACAGTTTCAAGAACTTTTAGAGCTAAACCATGAGCAGCTTTCCTGCCTTACTAAGGCTAATGCATTTATCAGCTTGACTCGAAATCGCCATAACGACAATTGGACTTCTATAGAAACCGATCACAGCAAGCCACAGACAAGTTTTTTACCGCGAAATTATATAAAAGACAGTAGCGACATTGACTATAGTAGCACAGGGCTAACCCTTGGCGAACATCCTGTCGCATTACTAAGAAGGCAAAAAAAGTTTCAGAAATATACTAAAGCAAAGGACCTTACCTACTGTTGTGATCGGGAAAGAATTGAGATCATTGGACTGGTAACTTGCCGACAACGGCCCGGAAGCGCATCTGGAGTGATGTTTTTAACCCTGGAAGATGAAACAGGCTGCATAAATGTAGTGATTTATGAGGCCTATCAAACCTTATATAAAGCAGAGATTATCCATGGAGGCATATTGATTGTTCATGGGGAGCTACAAATCTCTAAAGAGGCCAATAACAACAGCTATAAGACCACTCATGTCATCGCCAGAAGAATATCAAGTATCAGTGAGAAAAATTACCAGAAGACAAGAAATTTTCATTAA
- a CDS encoding DNA polymerase Y family protein — translation MLWLCIQFPKLPLEVLIRAQEQGEDDSPQVVVEKQMVIGSSPAALQCGVESGLSIATATALCADLQLLQRDLQREQQELQQLAQWGYSFTPLVSPQPAGPMSNGESTSAHLYLELSGSLKANGGFKALIRQIESELEQMGIDSLMGLGHSPSAAHLLSQLAEHRHWLIQTNTPPSPQQWKQWISFTPTKLLNCDNKTISKLYACGIKRVSQLLAIPLSEVGSRFGRSFVDYLARLNGSRQDPVCNYQPPTQFRNELFFPSPLDNSEQLLFPIGRLLRELCSQLQRRQLYTQQLNWHMDFGKNKVQVITIETSNPQLDPQRLIALTKLQLERVTLDQPVQSICLSCNHLHPLEKGSLDEDLFGEGNQLQRNQQLLDKLKARLGHQALSGVTLKESYLPEQAWQSADTLIIKSNPKGQQVKPIQASRPNWLLARPTKLESSEHKLYYQGELQLLQGPERIDGYWWQHGRHGRDYYIAKNSGGELYWVFQDLTTEEWFLHGIYS, via the coding sequence ATGCTCTGGCTCTGTATCCAATTTCCCAAGCTCCCTCTGGAGGTACTGATCCGCGCACAAGAACAAGGAGAAGATGACTCACCCCAGGTCGTGGTTGAAAAGCAGATGGTAATTGGGAGCAGTCCGGCTGCACTCCAGTGTGGGGTTGAAAGCGGGCTCAGTATTGCCACTGCAACTGCCCTATGTGCAGACCTGCAGCTATTACAGCGCGATTTGCAGCGGGAGCAACAAGAGTTACAGCAACTGGCCCAATGGGGGTACAGCTTCACCCCGCTTGTCTCACCTCAGCCGGCAGGCCCTATGAGCAATGGTGAAAGTACATCAGCTCACCTTTACCTGGAGCTAAGTGGCAGTCTAAAAGCCAATGGCGGCTTCAAGGCATTGATAAGGCAGATAGAAAGCGAACTTGAACAGATGGGGATCGACAGCCTAATGGGCCTCGGCCACAGCCCCAGCGCAGCCCATTTGCTGAGTCAGCTAGCGGAACACAGGCACTGGCTAATACAAACGAATACCCCCCCCAGCCCACAGCAGTGGAAGCAGTGGATCAGCTTTACCCCAACCAAGCTTCTTAATTGCGACAACAAAACCATTTCCAAACTCTACGCATGTGGCATCAAACGAGTAAGCCAGCTACTCGCCATTCCCCTCTCAGAGGTAGGCTCTCGTTTTGGTCGCTCATTTGTGGATTACCTGGCACGCCTTAATGGAAGTCGACAGGACCCGGTTTGCAACTACCAGCCACCAACACAATTCCGAAATGAACTGTTTTTCCCCAGCCCTCTGGATAATAGCGAGCAACTGCTATTCCCTATCGGGCGCCTGCTCCGAGAACTTTGCTCACAGTTACAGCGACGCCAGCTCTATACCCAACAATTAAACTGGCACATGGACTTCGGCAAAAACAAAGTCCAGGTAATAACTATAGAAACCTCCAACCCACAGCTCGACCCCCAGCGCTTGATAGCCCTGACCAAACTACAGCTGGAAAGAGTAACACTCGATCAGCCAGTGCAATCCATCTGTTTAAGTTGCAACCATTTACACCCCTTGGAAAAGGGATCACTGGATGAGGATTTATTTGGTGAAGGCAACCAACTTCAGCGCAACCAGCAGCTTTTAGATAAATTAAAAGCCCGCCTCGGCCATCAAGCCTTATCGGGAGTTACCTTAAAAGAAAGCTACCTGCCGGAACAAGCCTGGCAAAGTGCCGACACTCTAATAATTAAAAGTAACCCCAAGGGACAACAAGTTAAGCCCATCCAAGCATCACGCCCCAACTGGCTACTGGCCCGCCCCACTAAACTGGAAAGTAGCGAACACAAATTATATTACCAGGGGGAACTGCAACTATTACAGGGACCAGAGCGAATTGACGGTTACTGGTGGCAGCATGGACGCCACGGACGGGATTATTACATCGCAAAAAATTCAGGAGGCGAACTCTACTGGGTCTTTCAGGATCTTACCACTGAAGAGTGGTTTTTACATGGAATTTATAGCTAG
- the imuA gene encoding translesion DNA synthesis-associated protein ImuA, giving the protein MSGEIVGSVENLIENKQLDSHSKKQKLAQLLARADIWQAANEPRRRRTGISSGSSSLDALLTAHGWPRGATTELLLDQTGIGELTLLLPAMADLTQRGHMVILVNPPHIPYAPSLANSGVCLENLLILHPRGPKDTLWAIEQSLQSGSCGALLSWQGRQSLGHKDLRRLQLAARNGDCLHFHFRPQSESATPSPASLRLQLKPGEGRLALKLLKQLGGTSGQHLYLARAAKLIRRDRPLH; this is encoded by the coding sequence ATGAGTGGTGAAATCGTGGGCAGCGTAGAAAACCTTATAGAAAACAAACAGTTAGATAGTCATTCAAAAAAGCAGAAACTGGCACAGCTACTCGCCAGGGCCGATATCTGGCAGGCAGCCAATGAGCCCCGGCGGCGGCGGACCGGTATCTCCAGCGGCTCCTCCAGTCTCGATGCACTGCTAACAGCCCACGGCTGGCCACGAGGAGCCACAACAGAACTACTGCTCGATCAGACCGGTATTGGTGAACTCACCCTGTTACTTCCAGCAATGGCAGATCTCACCCAGCGTGGTCATATGGTGATACTGGTCAACCCACCTCATATCCCCTATGCGCCATCGCTGGCCAACAGTGGCGTCTGCCTGGAAAACCTGCTGATCCTGCATCCTCGTGGCCCCAAAGATACACTTTGGGCAATAGAGCAGTCTCTGCAATCCGGAAGCTGCGGTGCCCTGCTCAGCTGGCAAGGGCGGCAGTCACTGGGGCACAAAGACCTTCGCCGTTTGCAACTCGCTGCCCGCAATGGAGACTGCCTGCATTTCCACTTCCGCCCGCAGAGTGAATCAGCGACCCCCTCGCCGGCAAGCCTTCGCCTACAGCTCAAGCCTGGAGAGGGGCGGCTCGCACTAAAGCTATTGAAACAATTGGGCGGAACCTCTGGCCAACACCTGTACCTGGCAAGAGCAGCAAAACTGATCCGCCGCGACCGGCCGCTGCACTAA